In Spirosoma aureum, a single genomic region encodes these proteins:
- a CDS encoding DUF2157 domain-containing protein — MSPADVLNELEKQGILLNGQQDKISDFEQKRPFSLHWELRSLLYVGILLLSSGLGLLVYDNFDQIGHSALLTAMAIACAACFLFAWRFRPEWTVNQTKNRSPYGDYSLLLACLLFLTLEGYAQYQYTIFGTRYGLVTLLPALLFLPLAYRFDHRGVLSMALAALVSWVGVTVRPLELYFKTNFFDRETVFSAIALALVLIGVSFGLERQRIKPHFAYTYLTIAGNLLLIALLGGLFNFEELRLWFALGLAVACIILDQYARRTKSFVFLLMSAVYGYIGVTYLFFHYISPQNWSDGLYYWYFILTGIALVAYLMSQIPKRSNA; from the coding sequence ATGTCCCCAGCTGACGTTCTTAACGAGTTAGAGAAACAAGGTATTTTGCTAAACGGGCAGCAAGATAAAATCAGTGATTTTGAGCAGAAACGACCATTCTCGTTGCACTGGGAATTGCGTTCATTGCTTTATGTTGGCATTTTGTTACTGAGCTCGGGCCTTGGCCTGCTCGTCTATGACAACTTCGACCAGATAGGGCATAGTGCACTGCTCACAGCTATGGCAATTGCCTGCGCAGCCTGCTTTCTGTTTGCCTGGCGATTCAGGCCGGAATGGACAGTGAACCAGACAAAAAATCGTTCGCCCTATGGCGATTATTCGCTTCTGCTGGCCTGTCTGTTGTTTCTGACACTCGAAGGGTATGCCCAGTATCAATACACCATTTTTGGCACCCGCTATGGATTGGTAACTCTGCTTCCGGCTTTGCTGTTTTTGCCACTGGCTTATCGTTTCGATCATCGGGGGGTGTTAAGCATGGCTCTTGCCGCGCTTGTTTCGTGGGTTGGTGTTACGGTACGTCCCCTTGAGCTGTATTTCAAAACTAACTTTTTTGATCGCGAAACGGTCTTCTCGGCGATTGCCCTGGCGCTTGTGCTCATCGGGGTGTCATTTGGTTTAGAGCGCCAGCGTATTAAACCTCATTTTGCCTATACCTATCTGACTATTGCGGGCAATTTGCTGCTGATTGCTCTGTTAGGCGGGTTATTCAATTTCGAGGAATTACGCCTTTGGTTTGCGTTGGGTCTTGCGGTAGCCTGTATCATCCTCGATCAATACGCCAGGCGCACCAAGTCGTTTGTGTTTCTGCTCATGAGTGCGGTATACGGTTACATTGGCGTCACATATTTATTTTTCCACTATATCAGCCCCCAAAAC